In [Phormidium] sp. ETS-05, the genomic window GGGATTTGATTCAATTAGCCATGTCCTCTGTGGCGAATCAGGCCATTGTTGCCCTCCAGGATGTTTTGGGTTTGGACACCGAAGCGCGGATGAATACTCCCAGTAAAGCTGAGGGTAACTGGGACTGGCGCTATCGCCCCGACAGTTTGACAGAGGAAATCACCCATCGTCTCAAAATGATGACCGAAACCTATGGCCGCGCCGCTAAATAATGGGAATTGATTGTAGTATGGGCGCGGTCATAAACCGGGTTTCTTCGACTTGTGTTGTCTAGGAACGGAGATTCTCTGTAGAAACCCGGTTTCTTTGGTGGCGACTAAACCGCTACCATCTAGGAATTATGGGTGATATTGGTGCCCAAAAGTTTGAGGAATTCGGCTAACCAATAAGGATGAGCGGGCCAAGCAGGAGCGGTGACGAGGTTGCCATCAACGACCACGCCATCGGCGGGAACTTCGGTGTAGTGACCGCCAGCGAGGGTGACTTCTGGGCCGCAGGCGGGGTAGGCGGTGCAGCGTTTCCCGGTGAGGGTCCCGGCGGCTGCTAACACGAGCAAACCGTGACAGACTGCCGCTATGGGTTTATTTGTGTTGGCGAAGTGGCGCGTAATTTCTATAACTTTCTCATTGAGGCGGATGTATTCTGGGGCTCTACCGCCAGGAATCACCAGCGCATCGTAGGTAGCGGGGTTGATGTCATCGAAATTGGCGTTGAGGGTGAAGTTGTGCCCGGGTTTTTCGCTGTAAGTCTGGTCTCCCTCAAAGTCATGGACAGCGGTGCGGACTTTTTCCCCAGCTTTTTTGCCGGGACAGATGGCATCCACTAAGTGACCAACCATCAGCAGGGATTGGAAGGGGACCATCACTTCGTAATCTTCTACGAAGTCCCCCACGAGCATTAAAATTTTCTTAGCATTCATATATGCTTAGGTGGATTAAGGTTATATCAAATGTAATTTGTCCCTGGGTAGGGATTCTTTTGTCCCTGGTCATTTGTCCCTAGTCATTTGTGTGAATAAACAAGTGACAAAGGACAAAGGACAAAGGACAAAGGAAAAATGACTTTATTGGTTTAGAACCCGTTGCGAGCCCAGACCACCATAGCGATCGAGAAGGTGAACACCGTCAAGAGTGAGGCCCAACCGAGAGTGATGATATCCATAAGCGCCAAATCAATTAATCTCAACTATTCCAAAACCCGAACGCCACAGCGTCGCGAGCTAGCGCTATCGTAACTCAATCTGGGTACAGTTTGGCATCTCCATCTCAAGCACAAGGTTTAATATTTATTGCGGATTCGCAATTGGCTACTAGCTATTTATTTGTCCCGCTCCATCGGGGTTAACTCTGAGATATCTGGGAGATTTTCCTGAAACTGTTAGCTGAATAGGGGCTAATACCCCCCGTATTTCCGTGGAAATACTGAATTAATTCAGTGTTTTTACATAGAAGATAATTGAAGGTTTGTACTGATGTTTTCTTCTCTACAGAGCGGTACTATGCTGGTGAGGAAGCATATTCGGGTAATGTCATTTGTCATTTGTCCAAGAGTCATTTGTCCAAGAGTCCTTTGTCCCCCCCTTTCCCCCCCTGAACAAATGAACAAAACATTTATTCCTCTTCCCCTTTCAAAGGAGGGGGATGGGGGATGGGGGGTGGGGGGGGATATAATTTGTCCTTTGTCCTCAGTCATTTGTAAAGCGGACTTGCGGACAAGGGACAAATGATAAATGAAAAATGAAAAATGACAAATGACAGTTTTTATATGTTTATTATACCAGAAAAATTGGAGATACTTGGATGAGGATACAGTTGGAGAATTTAACTGTTGATAACTATATAAATTACCCGATCGCCTCGGCTTTAGCTGTAGCATCCGATACATTTATCGGAGGAGAGCAAGACCTGATGAATCAGAGCCAAATCAAGGGTTTAGGAAGTTCAGAGGGAGCAGTGATAGAGGCCAAAAAACTGGATAACAGGCCAAAAAATACTATTCCATGTTGTTTAGACGATCGAGCGCTGATCATCGCGACTGGGTTACGGCAAGTAACAAATACAGCACCAGTGGCATTCGAGGTGAAGAGGATTACATACAGAGTCAAACCAATGGAGCAGGATATTAAAGACCAACAAACTATTTTGAGGTATATTATAGAAGCCAATCCCGATCCAATATTTGTGAAAGATAGACAGCACAAATGGATATTAGTTAATGATGCTTTCTGTATTTTTCTAGGGAAGACAAGAGATGAGCTGATTTCCAAGACTGACTATGATTTTTTCCCCGATCGCGAAGCTGATGTTTTTTGGGAACAGGACGAGTTGGTATGGGCGACAGGCAAACCCAATAATAATCAAGAATATCTCACAGACGCTCAAGGGAATGTTCACGTTATTTCCACCAACAAATCAATGTTTACTGATGAGAAAGGGAATAAATTTCTCGTAGGAACGATTAGGGATATTACCGATCGGGTAAAAGCGGAAGAACAACTGAAAAAAAGCGAAGAACGCTATCGCACCCTAGTAGAGCAAAGTTTTGAAGCGATTTGTTGCGTAGAATTCGATCCGCCAATATCTGTAAATATACCAGAAGAGGAGCAAATTACTCAGATTCTGCATGACGGCTATGTGAGCGAAGGGAACGATGCGTTGGGGAGGATGTACGGCTTTGGTTCGGTGGAAGAGATGATCGGGATGAGAACTAGAAATATTGCTTCACCGAAAAATCCGGCTAATGTGGAAAGGGCAAGAGAGTTTATTCGGTCTGGGTATCGGCTGAGGCAGATAGAATCGCAGCATATGGATGCAGCGGGAAAGATTAAATATTATTTAAATAATATCGTAGGGATTGTGGAGGATGGGTGGTTGCGGCGGGTGTGGATGACGCAACTGGATATCACAGAGCGCAAACAGGCGGAAATGGCCTTAAAAAGGAGCGAGGAACTATACCGGGGGATGGTGGAATCGCAGCATGATTTAATTGCGAGAGTCGATCGTCTGGGCCGGTTTACTTTTGTCAATGATGCCTATTGCTCTTGCTTTGGGATGCCTAGCTCCGAGTTGCTCGGGAGTTATTTTATGCCCTTGGTGCATTCAGAGGATCTGAACCTAAGTTTAGAAGTGATGGCAAAACTACAACAGCCGCCGTATCGGTTGAGCTGTGAGTTGAGAATGCTCACGATTTCTGGGGTGCGCTGGATTGCTTGGGAAGGGTACGCCATCCGGGATGAGACTGGGGAAATCATAGAGATACAAGGTGTGGGGAGGGATATAACCGATCGCAAGCAAATGGAAGCGGCGATGGAAGTGACACAAGTGCGCCTGCGCCAACTGCTCAGCGCCAGTCCCGCCATTGTTTACAGCGGCGAAACCACTGGCGAGCTGCCCCTGACTTTCATTAGCGACAACGTAAAAGACCTCCTCGGCTATGAACCCCAGGAAGTTTTGGCAGACTCCCACTTCTGGAGGATGCACGTTCACCCGGAAGACGCCCCAACCATTTTCTCCCACATCCACAGGCTCCAGCAGTCAGGGGAAATCACCTTAGAATACCGGTTTTTATGTGCTAATGGCACCTACCGCTGGCTCCAAGACAAAGTAAAGCTGGTTAAAGATGCCGCTGGCAACCCCTTGGAAATTGTTGGTGCAGCTACAGATATTACTTACCGGGTGGAGGCAGAAGCCGAAATTCGCCTCGCTTTAGCTGGGGAAAAAGAACTCAACGATCTGAAAAGTCGCTTCATTACCACAGTGTCTCACGAGTTCCGCACGCCCCTAGCCACGATTCTGTCTTCCGCAGATTTGCTGGAGTTTTACTCTGAATATGGTGGATTAGAGAAAAGGCAAGCTCACATCCAAAGGATTCAAACCGCAGCGATTCATCTAAGCAATATGCTTGAGGAAATCCTGGTTATGGGGATCGCGGAAGCGGGA contains:
- a CDS encoding PAS domain S-box protein, whose protein sequence is MRIQLENLTVDNYINYPIASALAVASDTFIGGEQDLMNQSQIKGLGSSEGAVIEAKKLDNRPKNTIPCCLDDRALIIATGLRQVTNTAPVAFEVKRITYRVKPMEQDIKDQQTILRYIIEANPDPIFVKDRQHKWILVNDAFCIFLGKTRDELISKTDYDFFPDREADVFWEQDELVWATGKPNNNQEYLTDAQGNVHVISTNKSMFTDEKGNKFLVGTIRDITDRVKAEEQLKKSEERYRTLVEQSFEAICCVEFDPPISVNIPEEEQITQILHDGYVSEGNDALGRMYGFGSVEEMIGMRTRNIASPKNPANVERAREFIRSGYRLRQIESQHMDAAGKIKYYLNNIVGIVEDGWLRRVWMTQLDITERKQAEMALKRSEELYRGMVESQHDLIARVDRLGRFTFVNDAYCSCFGMPSSELLGSYFMPLVHSEDLNLSLEVMAKLQQPPYRLSCELRMLTISGVRWIAWEGYAIRDETGEIIEIQGVGRDITDRKQMEAAMEVTQVRLRQLLSASPAIVYSGETTGELPLTFISDNVKDLLGYEPQEVLADSHFWRMHVHPEDAPTIFSHIHRLQQSGEITLEYRFLCANGTYRWLQDKVKLVKDAAGNPLEIVGAATDITYRVEAEAEIRLALAGEKELNDLKSRFITTVSHEFRTPLATILSSADLLEFYSEYGGLEKRQAHIQRIQTAAIHLSNMLEEILVMGIAEAGIAQFRPVPVDLEQLCRDVLEEVELSYARGRDIIFTCSGRRALMADPAQVRQILANLLANAFKYSPNDGGVQMDLEMGATQVVLRIRDFGIGIAAEDLPRVFDAFYRGKNVGNIPGTGLGLAIVKKAVELHSGTITVESQPGAGATFIITLPVG
- the petN gene encoding cytochrome b6-f complex subunit PetN, yielding MDIITLGWASLLTVFTFSIAMVVWARNGF
- a CDS encoding DJ-1/PfpI family protein — encoded protein: MNAKKILMLVGDFVEDYEVMVPFQSLLMVGHLVDAICPGKKAGEKVRTAVHDFEGDQTYSEKPGHNFTLNANFDDINPATYDALVIPGGRAPEYIRLNEKVIEITRHFANTNKPIAAVCHGLLVLAAAGTLTGKRCTAYPACGPEVTLAGGHYTEVPADGVVVDGNLVTAPAWPAHPYWLAEFLKLLGTNITHNS